DNA from Aggregatimonas sangjinii:
ATTGCCCTGCCCATATAACCCATATACGAATTCTCCAGTTTAAAACCTGCGATTTCCTGGTTCACGGCCAATTCGTTAAGAATGTTTTTGCGAGCCGTTACAGAATCCGTTACCGCTTTGTTCGTTATCCGATACGTACCTTTTTCTATACTATCGTTCAAAGCTGAACGATAGGTAGCGAGTTCGGTGGCTATATTTAATCGATTAAAATCGGTAAAACCTTCGGAAGCAATCCTCTTTTCTACGATGGATTCCGCATTTTTAAAATTATCGGAGACTCCGTTCGAACCCAAAAACCATAGGATAATACTGATGGCCAAGATGATTTTACCGGCCCCGAAAACGAAACTTTTGGTTTTTTCCCAAACGGTATAAGCCACGTTCTTTAACAGCGGTAGTTTGTAATTGGGCATTTCAACAACAAAGAACGATCGGCTTTTGATCTTCATGATCTTGTTCAACACCATGGCGGCCAAAATCGCGGCTCCAAAACCGATCAGGTAAAGTAGCATTAAGGTCAACGCTTGGTAACTTAAGCCAAAGACGCTTCCCTCGGGTATCACCAAAGCAATAATTATTAGATAAATAGGAAGCCGCGCGGAACAGGTCGTAAAAGGGGTGACGAGAATCGTTATCAATCGTTCTTTCCAGCTTTCGATAGTACGGGTGGCCATAATCGCCGGAATCGCGCACGCGGTACCAGAAATCAGGGGCACCACACTCTTACCGCTCAAACCGAACGGGCGCATGACCCTATCCATTAGAAAGACTACTCGGCTCATGTATCCGGTCTCCTCTAACAGCGAAATGAACAGAAATAGAAAAGCGATTTGCGGGATAAAAATGACGATACCTCCGATACCCGCTAGTATCCCTTCGGCCAATAAATTGGTAAACACCCCGGCAGGCAATGTCTTTTTGACCCACTCACTGGAAGCGGCGAAAAACTCGTCTATGTAATCCTGCGGTACGCTACTCCATTCATAAATGGCCTGAAAAATGGTCAACAATATGAGAAAGAATATCAGATAACCGAATACTTTATGCGTTAGCACCTTATCGAATGTTGCTCGTAAACCCTTGGCCGCATTGACATCTACCGTATGGGTTTCCTTCAGAATACCGTTGATGAACTGATACCTAAGTATGGTTTCTTTTTGCTGTAACCTCTTTAATTCGGACTTTGACTTCGTGGAAAAAGAAGAAGTATCCTTAATCAACTTCTTTTCGATGGGCATAAAGTTGACATCCTGGGTGATGACCAACCATAATTTGTAAAGGTCTTGTTTGGGAAAGGTTTCTTTTAGACCATCGAGATATGTTGGGTCGATTACTGAAATATCGACATTCGGGCGATCAGATAAGTTTTTGAAATCACCGATTAATTCCTTCAATCGTTCGATTCCCGTATTTTTTCGGGTACTGACCAAGGCGATTTTGGTGTTGAGTTTTTCCTCCAATAGGGGAATATCCAATGAGATTCCCGTGCGCGACATACGGTCGGCCATATTGATGACCAAAATCGTTGGAATCTTAAGGTCCTTGATTTGGGTAAACAACAACAAGTTTCGCTTAAGATTCTCTACATCGCTGATAACGACGGCCACATCGGGGTGGTCTTTGTCATTCTTGTTAAGCAGCAATTCTACCGCTACGCTTTCATCCAGTGAGGTGGTATTGAGACTATACGTTCCAGGAAGATCTAGAATGTGGGCCTTTACCCCACGGGCGAGTTTGCAAATACCTTCCTTTTTCTCGACCGTGATACCGGGGTAGTTACCGACTTTTTGTTTAAGACCCGTCAATTCGTTGAACACCGATGTCTTTCCGGTATTCGGGTTTCCGATAAGCGCGACCTTGATTTGCTTACTCATTTGAACTCGTCTTCAATGATATCCAACTCGATCAAAAAGGCCATCGCGCGGCGAATCGCGATATGTGACCCATTAACATTGATATAGATAGGGTCTTTTAGGGGCGCTATTTGTATGAGCTCTATTTCGTTACCGGGTAGGCAACCAAGTTCCAATAACTTGATGGGTAGCATATCATCTTTAAATTCCTTGATGATGCCTTTCTGTCCACGTTTCAGATGCGCAACGGTAGTTCCCAATTTTTATTTAGATTGATTATAATTAAGGGCGAATTTAAGGGAAAATACTGAATTAATTGGCGTTTGTTCAAAAAAAGGAATCTTGCTAGTGCTGGAGAAAAAGTTGGCAATTGGTAGTAGCGGTTTGCAGTAAAAGTAGAGGTTCGAAATGAAAGGTAAATTACCGTGGATTTTATCTTGCTCTTTAGCAAAACTTGATTTCGAATGAAAACCTACGCTTCCAACTTCCTACTGCAAACTGTTATTGCCTACTCTTTATAGGATGCCTTTAAAACCGCGAGATCCTCCATCAACTTGTCCATGTCCTCGGTTTTGGTGCCATCGTAATACCCTCGCACCTGCCTTTTTTTATCGACCAAGACAAAATTCTCTGTGTGGATCATATCGAACGGGCCACCATCACCATCGGTCTTGACGACCATATAGGACTTTCGCGCCAATTCATAAATCTGTTTTTTATCGCCGGTTACTAAGTTCCATTTGGTATCATTAACTCCTTTTTCCATAGCGTACTTCTTGAGCTGGGCTACCGAATCGATTTCGGGGGTAACCGAATGGGAGAGCAACAACACCTCATCGTCATTGACCAAACGTTCCTGAATGTCGGCCATGTTCTGGGTCATAATCGGGCAAATGGTTGGGCAAGTGGTGAAAAAAAAATCGGCGATGTAAATCTTATTTTCATAATCCTTTTCGGTGACCGTTTCGCCGTTCTGGTTGACAAGCGAAAAGTCTGCAACAGCATGATATTTCTTTTTAAACTGGACTGAACTGTCCACCAACTCCGGATTCACCATGCTAGGCTGGTAAACAGGCAGTTTTATAGGCGGTTGCAAGGCATTGTAGAAGAGGTAAACAATAATGGCCGAAAGCGCCAGAAGCGTCAAACCGAAGAATTTGTATTTGCCAAAAAAGGAAAGCATATTTTCTTTTTGCAAAGATACGCTACTGGCTTAGGCGTTTCAAGAAATTTTAGCACAATAGCTCCTAAATGTTTCATAAATCGGATGGCCAAGATTTACTATCTTTTTTTTAGCGAACCTAAAGATGTACTTTTGTGCGTTCATTTTAGGAGAAAATATACATGAGTCCCGTAGCAATACAGATTATCCAGTTTTTTATCAGCCTCTCTTTACTTATCGTTTTGCACGAATTGGGGCATTTTATTCCCGCCAAGATATTTAAGACAAGAGTGGAGAAATTCTATCTTTTCTTTGATGTGAAGTTTTCGCTTTTTAAAAAGAAAATCGGGGAAACGGTTTACGGTATCGGGTGGTTGCCTTTGGGTGGTTATGTGAAAATCGCCGGCATGATCGAT
Protein-coding regions in this window:
- the feoB gene encoding ferrous iron transport protein B, which codes for MSKQIKVALIGNPNTGKTSVFNELTGLKQKVGNYPGITVEKKEGICKLARGVKAHILDLPGTYSLNTTSLDESVAVELLLNKNDKDHPDVAVVISDVENLKRNLLLFTQIKDLKIPTILVINMADRMSRTGISLDIPLLEEKLNTKIALVSTRKNTGIERLKELIGDFKNLSDRPNVDISVIDPTYLDGLKETFPKQDLYKLWLVITQDVNFMPIEKKLIKDTSSFSTKSKSELKRLQQKETILRYQFINGILKETHTVDVNAAKGLRATFDKVLTHKVFGYLIFFLILLTIFQAIYEWSSVPQDYIDEFFAASSEWVKKTLPAGVFTNLLAEGILAGIGGIVIFIPQIAFLFLFISLLEETGYMSRVVFLMDRVMRPFGLSGKSVVPLISGTACAIPAIMATRTIESWKERLITILVTPFTTCSARLPIYLIIIALVIPEGSVFGLSYQALTLMLLYLIGFGAAILAAMVLNKIMKIKSRSFFVVEMPNYKLPLLKNVAYTVWEKTKSFVFGAGKIILAISIILWFLGSNGVSDNFKNAESIVEKRIASEGFTDFNRLNIATELATYRSALNDSIEKGTYRITNKAVTDSVTARKNILNELAVNQEIAGFKLENSYMGYMGRAIEPVVKPLGYDWKIGIAVLTSFAAREVFVGTLATIYSVGSDEEDTIKNRMAAEMNYKTNKPLFNMASGISLLLFYAFAMQCMSTLAIVKKETNSWKWPAAQLVFMSLFAYIVALIAYQVLK
- a CDS encoding FeoA family protein, with product MGTTVAHLKRGQKGIIKEFKDDMLPIKLLELGCLPGNEIELIQIAPLKDPIYINVNGSHIAIRRAMAFLIELDIIEDEFK
- a CDS encoding SCO family protein, whose protein sequence is MLSFFGKYKFFGLTLLALSAIIVYLFYNALQPPIKLPVYQPSMVNPELVDSSVQFKKKYHAVADFSLVNQNGETVTEKDYENKIYIADFFFTTCPTICPIMTQNMADIQERLVNDDEVLLLSHSVTPEIDSVAQLKKYAMEKGVNDTKWNLVTGDKKQIYELARKSYMVVKTDGDGGPFDMIHTENFVLVDKKRQVRGYYDGTKTEDMDKLMEDLAVLKASYKE